The Henckelia pumila isolate YLH828 chromosome 2, ASM3356847v2, whole genome shotgun sequence genome includes a window with the following:
- the LOC140882649 gene encoding uncharacterized protein produces the protein MSAGGGGAQAAHSLAFRVMRMCRPTFHVETSALKFDPCDLFFGEDLFDDPIAASHLPRLLTNINVGGQSNNSAMDPADLSYRSRFLLNHPSDSIGLPGLLVLPQSFGAIYLGETFCSYISINNSSNVEARDVIIKAEIQTEKQRILLLDTSKSPVESIRASGRYDFIVEHDVKELGAHTLVCTALYSDGDSERKYLPQFFKFMVSNPLSVRTKVRVVKENTFLEACIENNTKSNLYMDQVEFEPAQNWTATVLKADSHLSERNLLTRELFKEPILIRAGGGIYNYLYQLRLSSQDSARVKLEGSNVLGKLQITWRTNLGEPGRLQTQNILGNPITRKEIELQAVEVPSVIILEKPFVARLNLVNQTERVLGPFEVWLSESNTLDEKTVMVNGLHTVTLGEVQASSSLEFQLNLIAVKNGIQKIRGITVLDTIEKKTYDSLLELEIYVDSE, from the exons ATGAGTGCCGGTGGCGGCGGAGCTCAGGCGGCGCACTCTCTGGCGTTCAGGGTTATGAGGATGTGCCGCCCGACCTTCCACGTAGAGACTTCTGCTCTCAAATTCGATCCCTGCGATCTTTTCTTCGGCGAAGACCTTTTCGACGATCCAATCGCGGCCTCTCACCTCCCTCGCCTTCTCACTAACATTAATGTCGGCGGTCAGTCGAACAACTCCGCCATGGATCCAGCGGATCTCAGTTACCGGAGCAGGTTCCTCCTCAACCACCCTTCCGATTCCATCGGCCTCCCTGGCCTCCTCGTCCTCCCCCAGTCATTCGG GGCGATATATTTGGGGGAGACATTCTGCAGTTATATAAGTATCAACAACAGCTCCAATGTTGAAGCCCGGGATGTTATAATCAAG GCTGAAATTCAAACAGAAAAACAGAGAATACTGCTGTTGGATACATCAAAATCACCCGTCGAATCAATACGTGCGAGTGGAAGATATGATTTCATCGTCGAACATGATGTGAAAGAACTTGGCGCACACAC CTTGGTGTGCACCGCACTTTATAGTGACGGTGATAGTGAGAGGAAGTATCTCCCACAGTTTTTCAAGTTCATGGTTTCTAATCCCCTCTCAGTTAGAACGAAG GTTCGCGTTGTGAAG GAAAACACTTTTTTGGAGGCTTGTAtagaaaataatacaaaatCTAATCTATACATGGACCAAGTTGAGTTTGAGCCAGCACAGAATTGGACTGCAACAGTGCTCAAAGCTGATAGTCACCTTTCGGAACGCAATCTATTGACGAG AGAACTGTTTAAGGAACCCATTCTCATTAGAGCTGGAGGAGGAATTTACAACTATCTCTATCAGTTAAGGTTGTCATCACAGGACAGTGCACGAGTGAAACTTGAGGGAAGTAATGTTCTTGGTAAGCTTCAGATAACATGGCGAACAAATTTGGGTGAACCTGGTCGCCTGCAGACTCAAAATATTCTAGGAAAT CCCATCACACGCAAGGAGATTGAATTGCAAGCTGTTGAGGTGCCTTCCGTCATTATCTTGGAGAAACCTTTTGTG GCACGCTTGAATCTCGTAAACCAGACTGAAAGAGTTCTTGGGCCCTTTGAGGTATGGTTATCAGAAAGTAACACACTTGATGAGAAGACAGTAATGGTCAATGGTCTTCATACAGTG ACTCTTGGAGAGGTGCAAGCTTCAAGCTCGTTGGAGTTCCAGTTG AACTTGATAGCAGTAAAGAATGGGATTCAGAAAATCCGTGGCATTACGGTTCTTGATACAATAGAGAAGAAAACTTATGATTCTCTACTAGAACTGGAG ATATATGTTGATTCTGAGTGA
- the LOC140879505 gene encoding RNA polymerase II C-terminal domain phosphatase-like 1 — protein sequence MKMYSKSVVVYEGDRVLGEVELHPQNGIAFGEEFREIRISHYSQPSERCPPLAVLHTVSATGVCFKLESSLKSQESPLSVLHATCLRDNKTAVMSVGGGEIHLVAMHSRKYEGQGPCFWGFNVTPGLYSSCLVMLNLRCLGIVFDLDETLIVANTMRSFEDRIEALQRKISSESDPHRVASMVAEVKRYQDDKNILKQYAESDQVIDSGKVIKAQSEMVPALSDNHEPVLRPIIRLQEKSIVLTRINPLIRDTSVLVRLRPAWEDLRSYLTARGRKRFEVFVCTMAERDYALEMWRLLDPESNLINSNELLDRIVCVKSGSRKSLFNVFQDGSCHPKMALVIDDRLKVWDEKDQPRVHIVPAFAPYYAPQAEANNTVPVLCVARNVACNVRGGFFKEFDDGLLQQIAEVAYEDDIKNVAFPPDVSNYLISEDDPSTSNGNKDLHVFDGMADTEVERRLKEPISAPSTGPPPTKNLDPRIPPALQYTVPSTFSVHPSTIQGLPVSFTNQQSSQVTSLLKSPLAPVGPAEPTFHLSPVTEEGEVPESELDPDTRRRLLILQHGQDMRGHTPSESQFPARPPMQVSVPAVQPRGWFPVEEEMSPGHLNQVAPSKEFPLNAESLPMDHHRVHHPPFLHKVEPSIPPGRVLENQRLSKEVLPREDLLRLNQQLPGFHSFSDEGGPQRPQPYIVNKDLDLEAGQIDPCPETSTGALQDIALKCGTKVEFNQALSPILELQFSVEVLFAGQKIGEGIGRTRREAQRQATEVSLMNLADKYLSNLEPEFSHTSGNDVSPRIPDARVENSKRSMGSIAALNGFCAKEGLGVAFQTQPQFSANPSLKNEVYAQVEINGQLMGKGIGRTWDEAKSQAAEKALGALNSMVGQLPHRRHGSPSSLQGLPNKRLKSDFPRVVQRMQSSTRYPKNASPIP from the exons ATGAAAATGTATAGTAAATCGGTGGTGGTGTACGAAGGAGACAGGGTTCTGGGAGAAGTGGAGTTGCACCCTCAAAATGGGATTGCATTTGGGGAGGAGTTTAGGGAAATTCGGATATCGCACTATTCACAACCAAGCGAGAGGTGCCCGCCACTCGCTGTGCTTCACACCGTATCCGCAACTGGAGTATGCTTCAAACTGGAATCTTCTTTAAAATCTCAGGAATCGCCGCTTTCTGTATTGCATGCCACATGTCTCAGAGATAACAAG ACTGCTGTCATGTCAGTTGGAGGAGGGGAAATACATTTAGTTGCCATGCATTCTAGGAAGTATGAAGGACAGGGCCCTTGCTTTTGGGGGTTCAATGTTACTCCGGGACTTTACAGTTCTTGTCTTGTCATGCTGAATCTTAGATGTCTTGGCATTGTCTTTGATCTCGATGAAACTCTCATAGTTGCAAACACAATGCGCTCATTCGAGGACAGAATAGAGGCACTGCAGAGAAAAATAAGCTCGGAGTCTGATCCACACCGTGTTGCTAGCATGGTTGCAGAGGTCAAACGTTATCaggatgataaaaatattttgaagcaATATGCAGAAAGTGATCAGGTGATTGATAGTGGGAAGGTTATCAAAGCACAGTCTGAGATGGTCCCAGCCCTGTCGGATAATCACGAGCCTGTTCTCCGTCCAATTATACGACTGCAAGAAAAGAGCATTGTTCTGACTCGTATTAATCCTCTG ATTCGAGATACCAGTGTCCTTGTGAGATTAAGACCTGCTTGGGAGGATCTTAGAAGCTATTTGACTGCTAGAGGTCGAAAGCGCTTCGAGGTTTTTGTTTGTACTATGGCTGAAAGAGATTACGCTTTAGAAATGTGGAGGCTTCTTGACCCAGAGTCAAATTTGATAAACTCTAATGAGCTCTTGGATCGAATTGTTTGTGTCAAGTCTG GTTCTAGGAAATCCCTATTTAATGTCTTTCAAGATGGAAGTTGTCATCCTAAGATGGCATTGGTGATTGATGACCGTTTAAAAGTTTGGGATGAGAAAGATCAGCCTCGAGTGCATATAGTTCCTGCATTTGCTCCGTATTATGCGCCTCAAGCTGAA GCTAACAACACTGTACCTGTGCTTTGCGTTGCAAGAAATGTTGCCTGCAATGTTAGAGGTGGATTCTTCAA AGAATTTGATGATGGTCTCTTGCAACAAATTGCTGAAGTTGCATACGAAGATGATATTAAAAATGTGGCTTTCCCACCTGATGTGAGCAACTACTTGATTTCAGAG GATGATCCTTCAACATCTAATGGAAACAAGgatttgcatgtttttgatGGAATGGCTGATACTGAGGTGGAAAGGAGGCTAAAG GAGCCAATTTCTGCTCCTTCAACTGGTCCTCCACCAACAAAAAACTTGGATCCAAGAATTCCTCCGGCTCTCCAGTACACAGTACCATCCACTTTTTCAGTTCATCCATCAACAATTCAAGGGTTGCCAGTCTCTTTTACCAATCAGCAATCATCTCAGGTGACCTCTTTGCTTAAATCACCATTAGCTCCTGTTGGGCCAGCGGAACCTACTTTTCATCTTTCTCCTGTAACCGAAGAGGGCGAGGTACCAGAGTCTGAATTAGATCCTGATACGAGGAGGAGACTGCTCATCTTGCAACATGGTCAAGACATGAGAGGCCACACTCCATCTGAATCTCAGTTTCCTGCCCGACCTCCCATGCAAGTCTCTGTTCCAGCAGTTCAACCACGTGGTTGGTTTCCAGTTGAAGAGGAGATGAGCCCAGGACACCTTAATCAAGTTGCGCCAAGTAAGGAGTTTCCTTTGAATGCAGAGTCTCTTCCTATGGACCACCATCGGGTTCATCATCCGCCTTTTCTACACAAAGTGGAGCCTTCTATTCCACCTGGTAGAGTTCTTGAAAACCAAAGGTTGTCGAAGGAG GTGCTTCCTAGGGAAGACCTATTAAGGTTAAACCAACAGCTGCCTGGTTTTCATTCCTTTTCTG ATGAAGGTGGTCCTCAAAGACCTCAACCATATATAGTAAACAAAGATCTAGATCTTGAAGCGGGACAAATTGACCCCTGCCCTGAAACGTCTACGGGTGCCTTACAGGATATTGCATTAAAGTGTGGAACAAAG GTTGAGTTCAATCAAGCTCTATCACCGATCTTGGAACTGCAATTCTCTGTGGAG GTTTTGTTTGCAGGGCAGAAAATTGGTGAAGGGATTGGCAGAACGAGAAGGGAAGCACAGCGTCAGGCTACTGAAGTATCTCTTATGAACTTGGCCG ataaatatttatcaaatctgGAACCTGAGTTCAGCCACACCTCTGGGAACGATG TGTCACCAAGGATTCCTGATGCAAGAGTCGAGAACTCCAAGAGGTCAATGGGTTCAATAGCTGCACTTAATGGATTT TGTGCCAAAGAGGGACTTGGAGTAGCATTTCAAACTCAACCTCAATTTTCGGCTAACCCTAGCCTAAAAAACGAAGTGTACGCTCAG GTTGAAATTAACGGACAGTTGATGGGCAAGGGAATTGGTCGAACATGGGATGAAGCTAAATCACAG GCTGCTGAAAAGGCTCTTGGTGCATTGAATTCCATGGTTGGTCAGCTTCCTCACAGACGCCATGGCTCTCCATC ATCTTTGCAGGGCTTGCCAAACAAAAGGTTAAAATCTGATTTTCCTAGAGTTGTGCAAAGAATGCAATCCTCTACCCGATACCCTAAGAATGCATCTCCCATACCATGA